CAGGGTGTCCACTATTTTATCTATTGAAGCGTACATATCACTATTTGCTTCTTCAGCTCTAAGGATCATTCCGTTAAAAGGAATAGTGACTTCGACAATTTGCCTGTCCTTTTCAACTTCCAGTGTAACATGCACTTCTGTGTCGGCATCAAAGAACTTATCCAACTTACCTAACTTTTTGTGAATCCTGTCTCTCAAGCCATCGGTTACGTCAAGTTTTCTTCCTGTGATGATAAATCTCATAAGCTCAGCTCCTTTATATTGAGTTACTGATATGATGAATATAAGTTTTGTTAAGTATAATCTTTAATATTATGACCTGAATTTAACACAACCATTACATTATTCTTAACAAAACTTTTACAATATTATATATTCGACAATATATAAAATCTTCCTGCAATTTTAGCAAAAATTTTTGGTTTGTGGACAACGGTTTCCGTTATCTCTTCTCTACGTTTTCCGTTATCTTAAAGTGTACCTTCGCCACCT
This region of Petroclostridium xylanilyticum genomic DNA includes:
- the hpf gene encoding ribosome hibernation-promoting factor, HPF/YfiA family is translated as MRFIITGRKLDVTDGLRDRIHKKLGKLDKFFDADTEVHVTLEVEKDRQIVEVTIPFNGMILRAEEANSDMYASIDKIVDTLERQIRKNNTRLAKKLKENAFVVETVNDGLPPNDFEEETV